The window ACCGAATGATGATTGACGCCACGCATCTCAAAGCCCACCGCACAGCAGCCAGCCTGCTAAAAAAGGGGATGTTCCCCGCCGTATCGGGCGCACGAAGGGCGGCCTGAATTCAAAACTCCATGCCGTCTGCAATGGTCAGGGAAAGCCTGTTGCCCTGCTGCTCTCCGAAGGCCAGATGAGCGATTACAAGGGTGCGGCCCTGTTGCTGCCTGCCTTGCCAAGGGCAAAAGAGTTGCTGGCAGATCGTGGTTATGATGCTGACTGGTTCAGGGCAGCACTCAGAGAAAAAGGGATCTCACCCTGCATCCCGCCGAAGAAGAACCGTAAAATCCAGATCGAATACGACAGGGAACTCTACAAACAGCGGCACAAGGTTGAAAACATGTTCGGCAGGCTCAAGGACTGGCGGCGCATCGCCATGCGCCATGACCGTTGCGCCCACACCTTCTTCTCCGCCATCTGTATCGCCGCTACCGTCATCTTCTATCTCAATTAATGAGTCCTGAGCCTAGT is drawn from Verrucomicrobiia bacterium and contains these coding sequences:
- a CDS encoding IS5 family transposase (programmed frameshift) encodes the protein MSDIFMLSKKQFDRIKPCFPLSHGIPRVDDHRVISGIIYVLRNGLQWKDAPRGYGPPKTLYNRFVRWSRMGVFNRIFVELAGLAGTPDRMMIDATHLKAHRTAASLLKKGMFPRRIGRTKGGLNSKLHAVCNGQGKPVALLLSEGQMSDYKGAALLLPALPRAKELLADRGYDADWFRAALREKGISPCIPPKKNRKIQIEYDRELYKQRHKVENMFGRLKDWRRIAMRHDRCAHTFFSAICIAATVIFYLN